From the genome of Malus domestica chromosome 04, GDT2T_hap1, one region includes:
- the LOC103434219 gene encoding protein CHROMATIN REMODELING 20-like isoform X2, with translation MEESHEQMEANGEQVEESHEQVENIGSASSGSDSDSFIDDSEVDEVSISGEDEKLKPEEPLSDKEIEELIAEFLEVESKAAEAQEALEKESLAKVESEVRKELAQTLHGDNLEAAVAEEMDTLIEEWQAELDELEIESAHLLEQLDGAGIELPSLYKCIESQAPNGCCTEAWKRRIHWIGSQETGEFTKSRADAEQYLQTHRPVRRRHGKLLEDGASGFLQKKLAIDGSKDAVTADVDYWGSFNKLFSDGATAGDASFGSKHWASVYLASTPQQAAEMGLKFPGVDEVEEIDDIDGNSGDPFVAAAVANERELDLTEEQKKNYRKVKEEDDLNVDRKLQIRLKRRRHRMRSKQDAGRKDFCLVDREIGSNMDLSSSMLDSSISISNGKIDEDLETANNIDQESITSNGSSPVTSSSEARGSKRLSEDEELNIDNKRSRTVIIDSDDETPLKDNSDCNAIKSEDQSYVEENICIAATGGLPSQSLNDKLYCTACSKHAVEVCSHPLLKVIICADCRCLLEKKMQVKDPDCSECYCGWCGQSKDLVNCKSCKTLVCATCIKRNIGEECLSDAQTSGWQCCFCCPSLLKTLTSQLEQAISSQDLIVSSSDSDSDSSDSEIDVAISSKRRRKKKIRRIIDDTELGEETRRKIAIEKERQERLMSLQVQFSAKSKMKSFATCNGRLPEGASAEVLGDASAGYIVNVVREKGEEAVRIPPSISAKLKAHQITGVRFIWENIIQSVRKVKAGDKGLGCILAHMMGLGKTFQVIAFLYTAMRSIDLGLNTALIVTPVNVLHNWRQEFMKWRPSELKPLRIFMLEDVSRDRRAELLAKWRRKGGVFLIGYSAFRNLSFGKNVKDRQIATEICHALQDGTDILVCDEAHVIKNTRADVTQALKQVKCQRRIALTGSPLQNNLMEYYCMVDFVREGFLGSSHEFRNRFQNPIEYGQHTNSTVDDVKIMNQRSHILYEELKGFVQRMDMNVVKKDLPPKTVFVIAVKLSTLQRKLYKRFLVAHGFTKDKDYNEKIGKRSFFAGYQALAQIWNHPGILQLRKDDKDYERRGDAVENFLADDSSSDENIDYNLGFGEKNVNEILPGKKDDIFRKDWWNDLLHENDYKELDYSGKMVLLLDILAMSSDVGDKALVFSQSIPTLDLIELYLSRLPRHGNKGKSWKKGKDWYRLDGRTEGSERQKLVERFNDPLNKRVKCVIISTRAGSLGINLYAANRVIIVDGSWNPTYDLQAIYRAWRYGQTKPVFAYRLMAHGTMEEKIYKRQVTKEGLAARVVDRQQVHRTISKEEMLHLFEFGDDENHVLDQDSVFLNDNVTGKVEILPKHVVPLSQGSCFSDKLMESLLGKHSPRWIANFHEHETLLQENEEEKLTKEEQDMAWEVYRKSFGWEEVQRVPLNESAVDQKPAVSNTASSAPTKSILAESTAKNAFVQRKCTNLSHLLTLRSQGTKQGCTTVCGECGRELSWEEHSRDSRLR, from the exons ATGGAGGAAAGCCATGAGCAAATGGAGGCAAATGGCGAGCAAGTGGAGGAAAGCCATGAGCAAGTGGAAAATATTGGGAGTGCTTCTAGTGGCAGTGATAGTGATTCTTTTATAGATGATTCAGAAGTTGATGAAGTATCGATATCCGGAGAAGATGAAAAATTGAAGCCAGAG GAACCATTATCTGATAAAGAAATAGAGGAACTCATTGCTGAATTTTTGGAGGTTGAGAGTAAG GCTGCCGAGGCTCAAGAGGCACTTGAGAAAGAGTCTCTTGCCAAAGTGGAGAGTGAAGTTAGAAAGGAGTTGGCACAAACTCTTCATGGGGACAAT TTGGAAGCGGCTGTTGCAGAAGAAATGGATACTTTGATAGAAGAGTGGCAAGCTGAGCTTGATGAACTTGAGATTGAGAGTGCTCATTTGTTG GAACAACTTGATGGGGCTGGCATTGAGCTACCGAGCCTTTATAAGTGCATTGAAAGTCAGGCTCCTAATGGTTGCTGCACTGAAGCTTGGAAAAGACGGATACACTGGATAGGGTCTCAAGAGACTGGAGAATTTACCAAGTCAAGGGCTGATGCGGAGCAGTATCTCCAAACCCACAGACCTGTGAGAAG GCGACACGGTAAACTATTGGAGGATGGCGCTAGTGGATTTCTGCAGAAAAAACTAGCCATAGATGGAAGCAAGGATGCTGTGACAGCTGATGTTGACTACTGGGGTTCTTTCAACAAATTATTTTCTGATGGTGCAACTGCGGGTGATGCTTCGTTTGGCAGTAAGCACTGGGCTTCTGTTTATTTGGCCAGTACGCCACAGCAAGCTGCTGAGATGGGACTTAAGTTCCCTGGGGTCGATGAGGTAGAGGAGATTGATGATATTGATGGCAATTCTGGTGATCCATTTGTTGCAGCCGCTGTTGCAAACGAAAGAGAACTGGATCTCActgaagaacaaaagaaaaattataggAAG gtcaaagaagaagatgatttaaatgttgatcGGAAGCTTCAAATTCGTTTGAAACGGAGGAGACATCGAATGAGAAGTAAACAG GATGCTGGCCGGAAAGATTTTTGCTTAGTTGATCGGGAGATAGGAAGCAACATGGACCTGTCTTCGTCTATGCTTGACTCTTCTATCAGTATCTCAAATGGGAAAATTGATGAAGATCTGGAAACCGCTAATAACATTGACCAAGAAAGCATAACGAGTAATGGTTCTTCTCCAGTGACTAGTTCCAGTGAAGCAAGAGGCTCGAAGCGTCTGAGTGAGGATGAGGAGCTAAACATTGATAATAAGAGGAGTCGAACTGTGATTATAGATAGCGATGATGAAACTCCACTGAAAGATAATTCAGACTGCAATGCGATAAAATCTGAGGACCAGTCATATGTGGAAGAGAATATCTGCATAGCTGCCACCGGTGGTCTCCCTTCACAGAGTCTGAATGATAAGCTCTACTGCACTGCTTGTAGTAAGCATGCTGTTGAAGTGTGCTCACATCCACTTCTGAAGGTGATTATTTGTGCAGATTGCAGATGCTTATTGGAAAAAAAGATGCAGGTAAAG GATCCTGATTGCTCCGAGTGTTATTGTGGGTGGTGTGGACAAAGCAAGGACCTAGTAAATTGTAAATCTTGCAAGACATTGGTTTGTGCAACTTGTATAAAGAGGAATATTGGAGAAGAATGCTTATCTGATGCCCAGACCTCTGGCTGGCAATGTTGTTTCTGTTGCCCAAGTCTTCTAAAGACATTGACATCACAATTAGAGCAAGCAATAAGTTCTCAGGATTTGATAGTATCTAGCTCTGATAGTGATTCAGATAGTTCAGATTCAGAGATAGATGTTGCCATAAG TTCtaagaggaggagaaagaagaaaattcgAAGGATCATTGATGATACTGAATTAGGAGAAGAAACCAGAAGGAAAATTGCAATTGAAAAG GAACGTCAAGAACGCTTGATGTCTTTGCAAGTACAATTTTCTGCCAAATCTAAGATGAAGAGCTTTGCAACTTGTAACGGGAGATTACCCGAAGGTGCCAGCGCTGAAGTGCTGGGCGATGCATCAGCTGGTTATATAGTGAATGTTGTGAGGGAAAAAGGTGAAGAAGCAGTTAGAATTCCTCCAAGCATCTCAGCGAAATTGAAGGCTCATCAG ATCACGGGTGTGAGATTTATATGGGAGAATATCATACAGTCAGTCAGAAAAGTGAAGGCTGGGGATAAGGGTCTTGGTTGCATTCTAGCTCACATGATGGGCCTTGGTAAAACTTTCCAG GTCATAGCTTTTCTGTACACTGCAATGAGAAGTATTGATTTGGGATTAAATACTGCACTTATTGTCACCCCTGTGAATGTGCTGCACAATTGGCGTCAAGAGTTCATGAAGTGGAGGCCTTCAGAACTGAAGCCCCTTCGCATCTTCATGCTAGAAGATGTGTCAAG GGATAGAAGAGCAGAATTGCTTGCAAAGTGGAGAAGGAAGGGTGGTGTTTTTTTAATTGGCTACTCGGCTTTTAGAAACTTATCCTTTGGAAAGAATGTGAAGGATAGGCAGATAGCTACAGAAATTTGTCATGCCTTGCAG GATGGAACAGATATACTTGTTTGTGATGAGGCCCATGTTATTAAGAATACCAGGGCCGATGTAACCCAAGCCTTAAAACAAGTGAAATGCCAGAGAAGGATAGCATTAACTGGATCACCACTTCAGAACAATCTCATGGAATATTACTGT ATGGTTGATTTTGTAAGGGAAGGTTTTCTTGGAAGCAGCCATGAGTTTCGGAATCG ATTCCAAAATCCCATAGAGTATGGTCAACATACTAATTCAACTGTGGATGATGTGAAAATCATGAACCAACGGTCTCATATTCTTTATGAAGAGTTGAAAGGATTTGTTCAGAGAATGGACATGAATGTGGTAAAGAAGGACTTACCACCAAAAACTGTGTTTGTAATAGCTGTGAAACTTTCAACCTTACAGAGGAAATTATACAAGAGATTTCTTGTTGCCCACGGATTCACCAAGGACAAGGATTATAATGAAAAGATAGGGAAGAGAAGTTTTTTTGCCGGCTACCAAGCCTTAGCTCAG ATATGGAACCATCCAGGGATCTTGCAACTAAGAAAAGATGACAAAGACTATGAGAGACGTGGAGATGCTGTTGAGAATTTTCTTGCAGATGACAGCTCTAGTGATGAAAACATTGATTATAATTTAGGTTTTGGAG AGAAAAATGTGAATGAAATTTTGCCAGGAAAAAAAGATGACATTTTTCGAAAG GATTGGTGGAATGATCTTCTtcatgaaaatgactataaagAGCTTGATTACAGTGGCAAAATGGTACTCCTGCTTGACATTCTAGCTATGAGTTCTGATGTGGGGGATAAGGCATTGGTATTTAGCCAGAGCATACCAACCCTTGACCTCATCGAACTTTATCTTTCAAGGCTACCTCGACATGGGAACAAAGGGAAGTCTTGGAAGAAAGGAAAAGATTGGTACAG GCTAGATGGGAGAACAGAGGGCTCAGAAAGGCAAAAGCTGGTGGAACGCTTTAATGATCCCCTGAATAAGAGGGTGAAATGTGTTATAATTTCCACCAGAGCTGGATCGTTAGGGATAAATCTCTATGCTGCTAATCGTGTAATAATAGTTGATGGTTCTTGGAATCCAACATACGATCTTCAGGCTATATATCGTGCTTGGAG GTATGGCCAAACAAAGCCAGTGTTTGCTTACAGATTGATGGCACATGGAACTATGGAAGAAAAAATTTATAAGCGTCAGGTAACGAAGGAGGGCCTGGCTGCAAGGGTTGTTGATCGACAACAGGTACATAGGACAATATCTAAGGAAGAGATGTTGCATCTTTTTGAATTTggtgatgatgagaatcatgtGCTTGACCAAGATAGCGTATTCTTGAACGACAATGTGACTGGTAAAGTGGAAATTTTGCCGAAACACGTAGTGCCTCTTTCTCAAGGAAGTTGCTTTTCTGACAAGCTCATGGAAAGTTTACTTGGCAAGCATTCTCCAAG GTGGATCGCAAATTTCCACGAACATGAGACCCTTTTACAAGAGAACGAAGAAGAAAAGCTCACAAAGGAGGAGCAAGACATGGCTTGGGAAGTATACCGGAAGTCATTTGGATGGGAGGAAGTGCAGAGAGTTCCTCTCAATGAATCTGCAGTCGACCAAAAACCAGCTGTATCAAATACTGCCTCATCTGCACCAACGAAGAGCATCCTTGCAGAATCCACGGCGAAGAATGCTTTTGTACAGCGGAAGTGCACTAATCTTTCGCATTTGCTGACGCTAAGAAGTCAGGGCACGAAACAGGGCTGCACCACCGTGTGTGGGGAATGTGGCCGCGAGCTGAGCTGGGAGGAGCACAGTCGAGATAGCAGGCTCAGGTAA
- the LOC103434219 gene encoding protein CHROMATIN REMODELING 20-like isoform X1, whose translation MEESHEQMEANGEQVEESHEQVENIGSASSGSDSDSFIDDSEVDEVSISGEDEKLKPEEPLSDKEIEELIAEFLEVESKAAEAQEALEKESLAKVESEVRKELAQTLHGDNLEAAVAEEMDTLIEEWQAELDELEIESAHLLEQLDGAGIELPSLYKCIESQAPNGCCTEAWKRRIHWIGSQETGEFTKSRADAEQYLQTHRPVRRRHGKLLEDGASGFLQKKLAIDGSKDAVTADVDYWGSFNKLFSDGATAGDASFGSKHWASVYLASTPQQAAEMGLKFPGVDEVEEIDDIDGNSGDPFVAAAVANERELDLTEEQKKNYRKVKEEDDLNVDRKLQIRLKRRRHRMRSKQDAGRKDFCLVDREIGSNMDLSSSMLDSSISISNGKIDEDLETANNIDQESITSNGSSPVTSSSEARGSKRLSEDEELNIDNKRSRTVIIDSDDETPLKDNSDCNAIKSEDQSYVEENICIAATGGLPSQSLNDKLYCTACSKHAVEVCSHPLLKVIICADCRCLLEKKMQDPDCSECYCGWCGQSKDLVNCKSCKTLVCATCIKRNIGEECLSDAQTSGWQCCFCCPSLLKTLTSQLEQAISSQDLIVSSSDSDSDSSDSEIDVAISSKRRRKKKIRRIIDDTELGEETRRKIAIEKERQERLMSLQVQFSAKSKMKSFATCNGRLPEGASAEVLGDASAGYIVNVVREKGEEAVRIPPSISAKLKAHQITGVRFIWENIIQSVRKVKAGDKGLGCILAHMMGLGKTFQVIAFLYTAMRSIDLGLNTALIVTPVNVLHNWRQEFMKWRPSELKPLRIFMLEDVSRDRRAELLAKWRRKGGVFLIGYSAFRNLSFGKNVKDRQIATEICHALQDGTDILVCDEAHVIKNTRADVTQALKQVKCQRRIALTGSPLQNNLMEYYCMVDFVREGFLGSSHEFRNRFQNPIEYGQHTNSTVDDVKIMNQRSHILYEELKGFVQRMDMNVVKKDLPPKTVFVIAVKLSTLQRKLYKRFLVAHGFTKDKDYNEKIGKRSFFAGYQALAQIWNHPGILQLRKDDKDYERRGDAVENFLADDSSSDENIDYNLGFGEKNVNEILPGKKDDIFRKDWWNDLLHENDYKELDYSGKMVLLLDILAMSSDVGDKALVFSQSIPTLDLIELYLSRLPRHGNKGKSWKKGKDWYRLDGRTEGSERQKLVERFNDPLNKRVKCVIISTRAGSLGINLYAANRVIIVDGSWNPTYDLQAIYRAWRYGQTKPVFAYRLMAHGTMEEKIYKRQVTKEGLAARVVDRQQVHRTISKEEMLHLFEFGDDENHVLDQDSVFLNDNVTGKVEILPKHVVPLSQGSCFSDKLMESLLGKHSPRWIANFHEHETLLQENEEEKLTKEEQDMAWEVYRKSFGWEEVQRVPLNESAVDQKPAVSNTASSAPTKSILAESTAKNAFVQRKCTNLSHLLTLRSQGTKQGCTTVCGECGRELSWEEHSRDSRLR comes from the exons ATGGAGGAAAGCCATGAGCAAATGGAGGCAAATGGCGAGCAAGTGGAGGAAAGCCATGAGCAAGTGGAAAATATTGGGAGTGCTTCTAGTGGCAGTGATAGTGATTCTTTTATAGATGATTCAGAAGTTGATGAAGTATCGATATCCGGAGAAGATGAAAAATTGAAGCCAGAG GAACCATTATCTGATAAAGAAATAGAGGAACTCATTGCTGAATTTTTGGAGGTTGAGAGTAAG GCTGCCGAGGCTCAAGAGGCACTTGAGAAAGAGTCTCTTGCCAAAGTGGAGAGTGAAGTTAGAAAGGAGTTGGCACAAACTCTTCATGGGGACAAT TTGGAAGCGGCTGTTGCAGAAGAAATGGATACTTTGATAGAAGAGTGGCAAGCTGAGCTTGATGAACTTGAGATTGAGAGTGCTCATTTGTTG GAACAACTTGATGGGGCTGGCATTGAGCTACCGAGCCTTTATAAGTGCATTGAAAGTCAGGCTCCTAATGGTTGCTGCACTGAAGCTTGGAAAAGACGGATACACTGGATAGGGTCTCAAGAGACTGGAGAATTTACCAAGTCAAGGGCTGATGCGGAGCAGTATCTCCAAACCCACAGACCTGTGAGAAG GCGACACGGTAAACTATTGGAGGATGGCGCTAGTGGATTTCTGCAGAAAAAACTAGCCATAGATGGAAGCAAGGATGCTGTGACAGCTGATGTTGACTACTGGGGTTCTTTCAACAAATTATTTTCTGATGGTGCAACTGCGGGTGATGCTTCGTTTGGCAGTAAGCACTGGGCTTCTGTTTATTTGGCCAGTACGCCACAGCAAGCTGCTGAGATGGGACTTAAGTTCCCTGGGGTCGATGAGGTAGAGGAGATTGATGATATTGATGGCAATTCTGGTGATCCATTTGTTGCAGCCGCTGTTGCAAACGAAAGAGAACTGGATCTCActgaagaacaaaagaaaaattataggAAG gtcaaagaagaagatgatttaaatgttgatcGGAAGCTTCAAATTCGTTTGAAACGGAGGAGACATCGAATGAGAAGTAAACAG GATGCTGGCCGGAAAGATTTTTGCTTAGTTGATCGGGAGATAGGAAGCAACATGGACCTGTCTTCGTCTATGCTTGACTCTTCTATCAGTATCTCAAATGGGAAAATTGATGAAGATCTGGAAACCGCTAATAACATTGACCAAGAAAGCATAACGAGTAATGGTTCTTCTCCAGTGACTAGTTCCAGTGAAGCAAGAGGCTCGAAGCGTCTGAGTGAGGATGAGGAGCTAAACATTGATAATAAGAGGAGTCGAACTGTGATTATAGATAGCGATGATGAAACTCCACTGAAAGATAATTCAGACTGCAATGCGATAAAATCTGAGGACCAGTCATATGTGGAAGAGAATATCTGCATAGCTGCCACCGGTGGTCTCCCTTCACAGAGTCTGAATGATAAGCTCTACTGCACTGCTTGTAGTAAGCATGCTGTTGAAGTGTGCTCACATCCACTTCTGAAGGTGATTATTTGTGCAGATTGCAGATGCTTATTGGAAAAAAAGATGCAG GATCCTGATTGCTCCGAGTGTTATTGTGGGTGGTGTGGACAAAGCAAGGACCTAGTAAATTGTAAATCTTGCAAGACATTGGTTTGTGCAACTTGTATAAAGAGGAATATTGGAGAAGAATGCTTATCTGATGCCCAGACCTCTGGCTGGCAATGTTGTTTCTGTTGCCCAAGTCTTCTAAAGACATTGACATCACAATTAGAGCAAGCAATAAGTTCTCAGGATTTGATAGTATCTAGCTCTGATAGTGATTCAGATAGTTCAGATTCAGAGATAGATGTTGCCATAAG TTCtaagaggaggagaaagaagaaaattcgAAGGATCATTGATGATACTGAATTAGGAGAAGAAACCAGAAGGAAAATTGCAATTGAAAAG GAACGTCAAGAACGCTTGATGTCTTTGCAAGTACAATTTTCTGCCAAATCTAAGATGAAGAGCTTTGCAACTTGTAACGGGAGATTACCCGAAGGTGCCAGCGCTGAAGTGCTGGGCGATGCATCAGCTGGTTATATAGTGAATGTTGTGAGGGAAAAAGGTGAAGAAGCAGTTAGAATTCCTCCAAGCATCTCAGCGAAATTGAAGGCTCATCAG ATCACGGGTGTGAGATTTATATGGGAGAATATCATACAGTCAGTCAGAAAAGTGAAGGCTGGGGATAAGGGTCTTGGTTGCATTCTAGCTCACATGATGGGCCTTGGTAAAACTTTCCAG GTCATAGCTTTTCTGTACACTGCAATGAGAAGTATTGATTTGGGATTAAATACTGCACTTATTGTCACCCCTGTGAATGTGCTGCACAATTGGCGTCAAGAGTTCATGAAGTGGAGGCCTTCAGAACTGAAGCCCCTTCGCATCTTCATGCTAGAAGATGTGTCAAG GGATAGAAGAGCAGAATTGCTTGCAAAGTGGAGAAGGAAGGGTGGTGTTTTTTTAATTGGCTACTCGGCTTTTAGAAACTTATCCTTTGGAAAGAATGTGAAGGATAGGCAGATAGCTACAGAAATTTGTCATGCCTTGCAG GATGGAACAGATATACTTGTTTGTGATGAGGCCCATGTTATTAAGAATACCAGGGCCGATGTAACCCAAGCCTTAAAACAAGTGAAATGCCAGAGAAGGATAGCATTAACTGGATCACCACTTCAGAACAATCTCATGGAATATTACTGT ATGGTTGATTTTGTAAGGGAAGGTTTTCTTGGAAGCAGCCATGAGTTTCGGAATCG ATTCCAAAATCCCATAGAGTATGGTCAACATACTAATTCAACTGTGGATGATGTGAAAATCATGAACCAACGGTCTCATATTCTTTATGAAGAGTTGAAAGGATTTGTTCAGAGAATGGACATGAATGTGGTAAAGAAGGACTTACCACCAAAAACTGTGTTTGTAATAGCTGTGAAACTTTCAACCTTACAGAGGAAATTATACAAGAGATTTCTTGTTGCCCACGGATTCACCAAGGACAAGGATTATAATGAAAAGATAGGGAAGAGAAGTTTTTTTGCCGGCTACCAAGCCTTAGCTCAG ATATGGAACCATCCAGGGATCTTGCAACTAAGAAAAGATGACAAAGACTATGAGAGACGTGGAGATGCTGTTGAGAATTTTCTTGCAGATGACAGCTCTAGTGATGAAAACATTGATTATAATTTAGGTTTTGGAG AGAAAAATGTGAATGAAATTTTGCCAGGAAAAAAAGATGACATTTTTCGAAAG GATTGGTGGAATGATCTTCTtcatgaaaatgactataaagAGCTTGATTACAGTGGCAAAATGGTACTCCTGCTTGACATTCTAGCTATGAGTTCTGATGTGGGGGATAAGGCATTGGTATTTAGCCAGAGCATACCAACCCTTGACCTCATCGAACTTTATCTTTCAAGGCTACCTCGACATGGGAACAAAGGGAAGTCTTGGAAGAAAGGAAAAGATTGGTACAG GCTAGATGGGAGAACAGAGGGCTCAGAAAGGCAAAAGCTGGTGGAACGCTTTAATGATCCCCTGAATAAGAGGGTGAAATGTGTTATAATTTCCACCAGAGCTGGATCGTTAGGGATAAATCTCTATGCTGCTAATCGTGTAATAATAGTTGATGGTTCTTGGAATCCAACATACGATCTTCAGGCTATATATCGTGCTTGGAG GTATGGCCAAACAAAGCCAGTGTTTGCTTACAGATTGATGGCACATGGAACTATGGAAGAAAAAATTTATAAGCGTCAGGTAACGAAGGAGGGCCTGGCTGCAAGGGTTGTTGATCGACAACAGGTACATAGGACAATATCTAAGGAAGAGATGTTGCATCTTTTTGAATTTggtgatgatgagaatcatgtGCTTGACCAAGATAGCGTATTCTTGAACGACAATGTGACTGGTAAAGTGGAAATTTTGCCGAAACACGTAGTGCCTCTTTCTCAAGGAAGTTGCTTTTCTGACAAGCTCATGGAAAGTTTACTTGGCAAGCATTCTCCAAG GTGGATCGCAAATTTCCACGAACATGAGACCCTTTTACAAGAGAACGAAGAAGAAAAGCTCACAAAGGAGGAGCAAGACATGGCTTGGGAAGTATACCGGAAGTCATTTGGATGGGAGGAAGTGCAGAGAGTTCCTCTCAATGAATCTGCAGTCGACCAAAAACCAGCTGTATCAAATACTGCCTCATCTGCACCAACGAAGAGCATCCTTGCAGAATCCACGGCGAAGAATGCTTTTGTACAGCGGAAGTGCACTAATCTTTCGCATTTGCTGACGCTAAGAAGTCAGGGCACGAAACAGGGCTGCACCACCGTGTGTGGGGAATGTGGCCGCGAGCTGAGCTGGGAGGAGCACAGTCGAGATAGCAGGCTCAGGTAA
- the LOC103434218 gene encoding hypothetical protein At1g04090, translating into MLGCECWWWSSRDYQLYDYSEPQSFSLPSPLPHWPQGEGFATGRIRLGEIEVTQITKFESIWSCNLSRGKSKGVTFYRPAGIPDGFFCLGYYCQPNDQPLQGYVLVARETVARRAEDGCTRDSALELPALEKPVNYSLVCNADLSENGCGYIWLPNPPVGYKAMGFVVTDMPEEPSPEEVRCVREDLTETCETCDRILAMDSKFEVWNTRPCKRGMFCTGVSVGTFFCSTYLDSNEELQVSCLKNFDSSLHAMPNLNQIHSLIEHYGPTVFFHPNEVYMPSSVQWFFKNGALLYREDTGNGEPIDHRGSNLPGGGKDDSDFWIDLPNDDEAKILLKAGNIDSAELYVHVKPALGGTFTDIAMWVFCPFNGPSAIKIGLVSFALNKIGEHVGDWEHFTLRVNNFTGELWQVYFSEHSGGRWVDAFDLEFIEGNKPIVYSSKHGHSSYAHPGTYIQGSSKFDIGVRNDAGRSKFFIDSSTKYQIVAAEYLGKGVISEPCWLQYMRDWGPTIVYDGREELDKLIDRLPFFVRFSVENLIELFPTQLYGEEGPTGPKEKDNWLGDER; encoded by the exons ATGTTGGGGTGTGAGTGTTGGTGGTGGAGCAGCCGTGACTACCAACTGTACGATTACTCAGAGCCACAGTCCTTCTCTCTGCCTTCACCTCTTCCACACTGGCCTCAAG GCGAAGGATTTGCTACCGGAAGAATACGCCTCGGAGAAATTGAAGTTACCCAAATAACCAAGTTTGAGAGCATCTGGAGCTGCAATCTGTCGCGTGGAAAATCAAAGGGTGTCACATTTTATAGACCTGCAGGTATCCCTGATGGCTTCTTTTGCCTCGGTTACTACTGCCAGCCCAATGACCAGCCATTGCAAGGGTATGTTCTTGTGGCTCGTGAAACAGTTGCCAGAAGGGCGGAAGATGGTTGTACCAGGGACTCAGCATTAGAGTTACCAGCTTTAGAAAAACCGGTTAACTACTCGTTAGTCTGCAATGCGGATTTAAGTGAAAATGGTTGTGGTTATATTTGGTTGCCAAACCCACCTGTTGGTTATAAGGCCATGGGTTTTGTGGTCACTGACATGCCTGAGGAACCCAGCCCCGAAGAAGTTAGATGCGTACGAGAAGATCTTACAGAGACTTGTGAAACATGTGATCGGATACTTGCAATGGATTCAAAATTTGAGGTGTGGAATACACGACCCTGCAAACGAGGTATGTTCTGCACTGGTGTTTCGGTTGGTACATTCTTTTGCAGTACCTACTTGGATTCTAATGAAGAGCTACAAGTTTCTTGCTTGAAGAATTTTGATTCGTCCTTGCACGCAATGCCAAATCTGAACCAGATTCATTCGCTAATTGAGCACTACGGTCCCACAGTGTTCTTCCATCCTAATGAGGTTTATATGCCATCTTCGGTACAATGGTTTTTCAAAAATGGGGCACTTTTGTACCGGGAAGACACTGGAAATGGTGAACCGATTGATCACAGAGGCTCCAATTTGCCTGGTGGAGGGAAAGATGACAGTGATTTTTGGATAGATTTGCCAAATGATGATGAAGCTAAAATTCTTCTCAAGGCTGGAAACATAGACAGCGCGGAGCTTTACGTTCATGTAAAACCAGCACTGGGAGGAACTTTTACAGATATTGCCATGTGGGTGTTCTGCCCCTTCAACGGACCATCCGCCATTAAAATTGGTTTGGTAAGTTTTGCATTGAACAAGATAGGCGAACATGTCGGTGACTGGGAGCACTTCACTCTCCGAGTGAACAACTTCACCGGAGAACTCTGGCAAGTGTACTTCTCAGAGCACAGTGGTGGCAGATGGGTGGATGCTTTTGACTTGGAGTTCATTGAAGGCAATAAGCCGATTGTGTATTCTTCAAAACACGGTCATAGCAGCTACGCTCATCCGGGGACTTACATCCAGGGTTCATCGAAGTTTGACATAGGGGTAAGGAATGACGCTGGTCGGAGCAAGTTTTTCATTGATTCGAGCACCAAGTATCAAATTGTCGCGGCCGAGTACCTTGGCAAGGGCGTTATATCCGAACCATGTTGGTTGCAGTATATGCGAGACTGGGGTCCGACCATTGTGTATGATGGACGAGAGGAGCTAGATAAGTTGATTGATCGTCTTCCCTTCTTTGTTCGATTCTCGGTCGAGAACTTAATCGAGTTGTTTCCAACGCAACTCTACGGGGAGGAAGGACCAACTGGCCCTAAGGAGAAGGACAATTGGTTAGGAGATGAAAGATAA